The Paramixta manurensis region TTGGGCAATAGCCACCGACGAGCGCGGCGCTAAAAAACATCCGGGCGAGACGCGTGCCTCGCCCGGATGTTATAGCATGGGCAAATTATTTGCTCTGGTTGAGTTGCTGCCAGCGTTGGTAAACCTGAATTGCGGCATCGGCTTTATGCTGCTTCATGGGCAGACGACGCTGCTCAATCGGCTTACGATATTCATCGTAGAAGGTATCCAACTCAAAATATTTACGGTCATCTTTATAGTACGGCGCGTAATCTTCGCGGGTAGTGATGTAGGTGACCTGCTTCGGGCTGCAGTAATAGAGCGAACCCAGGCACATTGGACACGGGCTGGCGAGGATATAGATTTCGCAGTCGGTCAAATGCTCGGTTTGTAGTTTTTGGCAGGCGGCGCGGATCGCCAAAATTTCGGCGTGCGCGGTAGGGTCATTGGTTTGCGCCACCAGGTTTGGGCTTTCAGCGATGATTTCGCCGTTACGAGCGATCACCGTGGCAAACGGACGTCCGCCTGCTTCCACGTTCTGCATCGCCAGATCGATAGTGCGTTGAATAAAATCCATAACTCCTCCTTAAGAGCGTGCGGAATACCTAACTAACGCTACGCGCTTCTTTCTATAAGTACCAAGACTGATTTACTATCTACCTCATAGGGAGTTCCTATAGGGGGAGTCATGTTACTGCGTCATATTCGCTATTTTCTTGCCGTTGCCGAACATGGCGGGTTTACGCCCGCTGCTCAGGCGCTGCATGTCTCACAGCCGACGCTTTCTCAGCAAATTAAACAGTTGGAGGAGCGGTTAGGCGCTCAACTGTTTGAACGCGGCGTGCGGCATACCTTACTGACCGATGCCGGTAAAGCCTATTTGACGTGGGCGCGTCGCGCGTTGAGCGATCTGGATGCCGGCGAGCGAGCGATCCATGACGTCCAGAGTTTGAATCGTGGTAGTTTGCGGATTGGCATGACGCCGACCTTTACCGCCTTTCTGGTTGGGCCATTGTTAGCGGCGTTTTATCAGCGTTATCCCAATATCACTTTACGGGTCGCGGAG contains the following coding sequences:
- a CDS encoding nucleoside deaminase, with product MDFIQRTIDLAMQNVEAGGRPFATVIARNGEIIAESPNLVAQTNDPTAHAEILAIRAACQKLQTEHLTDCEIYILASPCPMCLGSLYYCSPKQVTYITTREDYAPYYKDDRKYFELDTFYDEYRKPIEQRRLPMKQHKADAAIQVYQRWQQLNQSK